The following are encoded together in the Equus quagga isolate Etosha38 chromosome 1, UCLA_HA_Equagga_1.0, whole genome shotgun sequence genome:
- the MRPS22 gene encoding 28S ribosomal protein S22, mitochondrial, producing MATCGVSVSLRSLLTGSRGTERVCFRARARPLPGALLQPLPAPCGAGMPCRRLCSAAESGSSQIKKPTFMDEEVQTILIKMTGLNLQKVFKPAIQELKPPTYKLMTQAQLEEATRQAVEAAKVRLKMPPVLEERAPINDVLAEDKILEGTETAKYVFTDISYSIPHRERFIVVREPSGTLRKASWEERDRMIQVYFPKEGRRVLTPIIFKEENLKTMYSQDRHVDVLNLCVAQFEPDSAEYIKIHHQTYEDIDKHGKYDLLRSTRHFGGMAWYFVNKKRIDGLLIDQIQRDLVDDASSLVQLYHILYPDSQSAQEAKEQAAEGLQLIKVFAKTEAQKGAYIELTLQAYQEAFISHSAAS from the exons ATGGCGACCTGCGGAGTGTCTGTTTCCCTGCGGAGCCTCCTGACGGGTTCTCGGGGCACAGAACGGGTGTGTTTCCGGGCCCGAGCTCGGCCCTTGCCCGGCGCCCTGCTCCAGCCGCTGCCCGCGCCCTGCGGGGCGGGAATGCCATGCCGTCGGCTCTGCTCCGCGGCCG AATCTGGTAGCTCACAGATCAAGAAACCTACATTTATGGATGAGGAAGTCCAAACCATACTCATCAAGATGACAGGCTTGAatttgcagaaggtttttaagCCAGCTATACAAGAACTGAAGCCACCAACCTATAAGCTAATGACCCAGGCACAGCTGGAAGAG gcTACAAGACAGGCAGTTGAGGCAGCTAAAGTACGATTAAAAATGCCACCAGTTCTGGAAGAGCGAGCGCCAATAAATGACGTGTTAGCTGAAGATAAGATTTTGGAAGGAACAGAAACAGCCAAATACGTGTTTACTGATATATCATACAGCATACCACACCGG gaACGTTTTATTGTCGTCAGAGAACCAAGTGGCACACTACGCAAAGCCTCTTGGGAAGAACGGGACAGGATGATACAAGTTTATTTCCCAAAGGAAGGTCGCAGAGTTTTAACACCAATAATTTTCAAGGAGGAAAATCTTAAG ACAATGTACAGTCAGGACCGGCATGTTGATGTCCTTAATCTCTGTGTTGCCCAGTTTGAGCCAGATTCTGCTGAATATATCAAA ATTCACCATCAGACCTACGAAGATATAGATAAACATGGAAAGTATGACCTTTTACGTTCAACAAGACATTTTGGTGGAATGGCTTggtattttgtaaataaaaaaaggaTTGATGGTTTACTGATTGACCAGATTCAGAGAGATTT AGTCgatgatgcctccagcttggtCCAGCTGTATCACATTCTGTATCCAGACAGCCAGTCAGCTCAAGAGGCCAAGGAGCAGGCTGCTGAGGGATTACAATTAATTAAG gtCTTTGCaaaaacagaagcacagaagGGAGCATATATAGAATTAACACTGCAAGCTTATCAAGAAGCATTCATTAGCCATTCTGCAgcttcctga